One Onychostoma macrolepis isolate SWU-2019 chromosome 10, ASM1243209v1, whole genome shotgun sequence genomic region harbors:
- the letm2 gene encoding LETM1 domain-containing protein LETM2, mitochondrial has product MAVFSSQVLLAVTRSRGSYLLSKRHGCASLPSTACIRYHSEFLGRIAVTARCPRPLYPCYTSTFTRPGCIAARPLHSSCAWLQEVKDTPEPVPATSGTQLPPAVPRKSLGQRVLDELKHYYHGFRLLGIDTKIAARMVWRLLHGQLLTRRERRRLMRTCADLFRLVPFMVFVIVPFMEFLLPVFLKLFPEMLPSTFETESKKEEKQKKGLAAKLELAKFLQETIAEMARRNKAAVGDETQKFSTYVQQVRHTGEQPSTKDIVKFSKLFEDELTLEHLERPQLVALCKLLELQPIGTNNLLRFQLMMQLRTIKADDEMIAKEGVPAMTVAELQAACRSRGMRSLGLTTDQLRQQLQQWLDLHLKENVPPSLLLLSRAMYLTDLTPKTPVIPPVPKLEKSTPPPVEAETTAKGNPLSSSVEVLVDSAPVIKDRKSEELLEKPRGLDMPSPEAQLIHAKEAELSQKSKMSANGM; this is encoded by the exons ATGGCGGTTTTTAGCTCACAGGTGCTTCTCGCTGTAACAAGATCAAG GGGATCCTACTTGCTTTCTAAAAGACATGGTTGTGCTTCACTCCCGTCGACCGCATGCATACGCTACCATTCGGAGTTCCTCGGCCGGATTGCCGTCACAGCCAGGTGTCCCAGGCCTCTGTACCCCTGTTACACATCCACCTTCACCCGCCCTGGTTGCATAGCTGCACGTCCCCTCCACAGTTCTTGTGCTTGGCTTCAAGAAGTGAAGGACACTCCTGAACCCGTCCCTGCCACCTCTGGCACTCAACTACCACCAGCAGTGCCAAGAAAGTCCCTGGGACAGAGAGTCCTGGATGAGCTCAAGCATTACTATCATGGCTTTCGCCTTCTGGGCATCGACACCAAAATCGCAGCCAGGATGGTCTGGAGGTTACTGCACGGGCAGCTGCTCACCCGGAGGGAGAGGAGGAGG CTGATGCGGACATGTGCCGACTTGTTCCGACTTGTGCCCTTCATGGTCTTTGTCATCGTTCCCTTCATGGAGTTTCTGCTCCCTGTATTCCTCAAACTCTTTCCAGAAATGCTGCCTTCTACATTTGAGACAGAGTCCAAGAAG GAGGAAAAACAGAAGAAGGGACTTGCTGCTAAACTAGAGCTGGCCAAGTTCTTACAAGAGACCATTGCTGAGATGGCCAGGAGGAACAAAGCAGCTGTTGGAGACGAGACTCAGAAGTTCTCGACTTACGTGCAACAG GTGAGGCACACCGGTGAACAGCCTAGCACTAAAGACATCGTGAAGTTCTCCAAGCTCTTTGAGGATGAGCTGACGCTGGAGCATCTGGAGCGGCCGCAGCTGGTGGCCTTGTGCAAACTGCTGGAGCTGCAGCCCATCGGCACCAATAACCTGCTGCGTTTCCAGCTGATGATGCAGCTGCGCACCATCAAGGCTGACGATGAG ATGATCGCCAAGGAGGGTGTGCCCGCAATGACTGTAGCTGAGCTCCAGGCCGCCTGCAGGAGTCGCGGCATGAGATCATTAGGTCTGACCACAGATCAGCTCCGACAGCAGCTTCAGCAG tggcTGGACCTGCACTTGAAAGAGAACGTCCCACCGTCCCTGTTGCTGCTCTCTCGTGCAATGTACCTGACGGACCTCACTCCCAAAACTCCAGTCATCCCACCGGTGCCCAAACTGGAG AAATCCACTCCTCCTCCTGTGGAGGCCGAAACCACAGCCAAAGGGAATCCGCTGTCCTCCTCAGTGGAGGTGCTGGTGGACTCTGCTCCGGTCATTAAAGACAGAAAG tCTGAAGAATTGTTGGAGAAACCCAGAGGGTTGGACATGCCATCACCAGAAGCTCAGTTAATACAT GCTAAAGAGGCAGAGTTGTCACAGAAGTCCAAGATGAGCGCCAATGGGATGTGA